One part of the Nostoc sp. PCC 7120 = FACHB-418 genome encodes these proteins:
- a CDS encoding sensor histidine kinase — translation MLSRRTKLLSQNSFLVKASVILGLLITVISMEFSTPTEYVFGYLYTGPILLANHWFGRIATLLTTFIAVFLTILNLGFPNNEVIRFPTVASRMIACMSLIVTGILSDRLRRSQEAIALTRAKLESQEELVRLREDFASTLTHDLKTPLLGAIETLKAVQQEKFGAVSSAQQPVLATIIRSHQTSLQLLETLLDIYRNDTEGLQLNLIPVDLTTLAEEAASTLIDLAASRRVHISFNYGDSDWRRSLWVNGDPLQLQRVLYNLLVNAINHSRRGDRVEVVLETQASYQVVKISDTGAGIQAEQFPHLFERFYQGHSERQAKGSGLGLYLSRQIIAAHNGIIWAENRVPTGAMFAFKLPFLPFQPSLSASDGF, via the coding sequence ATGCTATCCCGGCGAACTAAATTACTATCCCAAAACTCATTTTTGGTAAAAGCCTCAGTCATCTTAGGGCTATTGATCACAGTGATTTCTATGGAGTTTTCTACGCCAACAGAATATGTATTTGGATATCTTTATACTGGGCCAATTCTGTTAGCTAATCACTGGTTTGGACGTATAGCAACTTTATTGACGACATTTATTGCTGTATTTTTAACAATTCTTAATCTTGGTTTTCCAAATAATGAAGTGATTAGGTTTCCTACAGTTGCTAGTCGGATGATCGCTTGTATGTCCTTAATTGTAACAGGGATTTTAAGCGATCGCCTGCGTCGTTCTCAAGAGGCGATCGCCCTCACCCGTGCCAAATTAGAATCACAGGAAGAATTAGTCAGACTGCGGGAAGATTTTGCTTCTACTCTCACCCACGATTTGAAAACACCGCTTTTGGGTGCTATTGAAACTCTCAAAGCTGTTCAACAAGAAAAATTTGGTGCGGTATCATCAGCACAGCAGCCGGTGTTAGCCACAATTATCCGCAGCCATCAAACTTCTCTACAACTCCTAGAAACTTTATTAGATATCTATCGCAATGATACAGAAGGTTTACAGCTCAATTTAATTCCTGTGGATTTAACCACTTTGGCAGAAGAAGCAGCGAGTACACTAATTGATTTGGCTGCTAGTCGGCGAGTTCATATATCGTTTAATTATGGTGACTCTGATTGGCGGCGATCGCTGTGGGTAAACGGTGATCCTCTGCAATTGCAACGGGTGTTGTATAATCTCCTAGTCAATGCTATCAATCATTCTCGGCGGGGCGATCGTGTAGAGGTTGTATTGGAAACCCAAGCTTCCTATCAAGTAGTAAAAATTTCCGATACTGGCGCAGGTATTCAAGCAGAACAGTTTCCTCATTTATTTGAACGATTTTATCAAGGCCATAGTGAACGCCAAGCCAAAGGTTCAGGTTTAGGACTTTATTTATCTCGACAAATTATTGCAGCTCATAACGGTATAATTTGGGCAGAGAATAGAGTTCCTACGGGTGCTATGTTTGCATTCAAATTGCCTTTTCTCCCATTTCAGCCCTCTTTATCTGCGTCAGATGGCTTCTAA
- the kdpA gene encoding potassium-transporting ATPase subunit KdpA yields MLQGWTQIALTLLIVVAITPVFGRYMARIYQEQRTVFDPLLNPVERLIYVLIGVQTRENMTGWQYARAILYSNLVMGLFVFLLMMNQGWLPLNPTNIGAPTWDTALHTAISFITNTNQQHYSGETSLSYGSQMFGLGYHMFTSAATGLAVAITFIRGLTGRPLGNFYVDLTRTITRILLPICIVGGIALMAAGVPETLAGPIVLPTIENPNISQAIARGPVAHYEIIKELGENGGGFFAINSAHPFENPNGFSNLIEIMAMLSIPTALIYTYGLFANNIKQAWLVYGMVGVIYLAFIIITAIGEYNGNPDVNALLGSIQPNLEGKEVRFGWAQSALFTVSTTATMCGAINSLHDSFMPNGGFVTLSNMFLQIVWGGQGTGTAYLFAYLILAVFVTGLMVGRTPEFLGRKIEKREVVLASFLILLVHPIAIMIPSAITLAFSEQLAGISNPGFHGFAQVIYEYASAAANNGSGFEGLGDSQASPLAIASGAQPTITGLWWNLSTSFSLLAGRYIPIIGLLFLADSICRKQQVSFTSGTLRTDTGLFTGVTAGVILILGALTFFPLLAFGPIGEAFWIGNG; encoded by the coding sequence ATGTTACAAGGTTGGACACAAATCGCCTTAACGCTACTGATTGTAGTAGCCATTACTCCTGTCTTCGGGCGATACATGGCGCGTATTTATCAAGAACAACGCACTGTCTTTGACCCACTTCTGAATCCAGTTGAGCGATTAATTTATGTCTTAATTGGTGTTCAAACTAGAGAAAATATGACGGGTTGGCAATATGCACGAGCCATTTTGTATAGCAATCTCGTGATGGGATTGTTTGTGTTTTTGCTGATGATGAATCAGGGATGGTTGCCCCTAAATCCTACAAATATAGGTGCGCCAACTTGGGATACAGCGCTACATACAGCTATATCCTTTATTACCAATACCAACCAACAGCACTACTCAGGAGAAACCTCCCTCAGCTATGGTAGTCAAATGTTTGGGCTGGGTTATCATATGTTCACCTCAGCAGCAACAGGACTGGCTGTAGCCATTACCTTTATTCGCGGGTTGACAGGTAGACCATTGGGTAATTTTTACGTAGACCTAACCCGCACCATAACCAGGATTTTGCTACCTATTTGTATTGTGGGTGGTATTGCGCTCATGGCTGCGGGCGTGCCAGAAACATTGGCAGGGCCGATTGTATTACCCACCATAGAAAATCCTAACATTAGTCAGGCGATCGCTCGCGGCCCTGTTGCCCACTACGAAATTATCAAAGAACTGGGAGAGAACGGCGGCGGCTTTTTTGCCATCAACTCGGCACATCCATTTGAGAATCCCAACGGGTTTTCCAACTTAATTGAGATTATGGCGATGTTGTCGATTCCCACTGCCTTGATTTACACCTACGGCTTATTTGCCAACAACATTAAACAAGCTTGGCTAGTCTATGGCATGGTAGGCGTAATTTATCTAGCTTTTATTATCATCACTGCTATTGGTGAATATAACGGCAACCCAGATGTAAACGCACTATTGGGGAGCATACAACCGAACTTAGAAGGTAAAGAAGTCCGGTTTGGTTGGGCGCAATCTGCACTGTTTACCGTCAGTACAACCGCCACCATGTGCGGTGCTATCAACAGTTTGCACGATTCATTCATGCCCAACGGGGGTTTTGTCACCCTGTCAAATATGTTCCTACAAATTGTCTGGGGTGGGCAAGGAACCGGAACAGCTTACTTGTTCGCTTACCTAATTTTGGCAGTATTTGTCACAGGTTTGATGGTAGGACGTACACCCGAATTTCTCGGACGCAAAATCGAAAAACGCGAAGTAGTGCTGGCAAGCTTTCTCATTCTCTTAGTCCACCCCATAGCCATCATGATTCCATCAGCCATCACCTTGGCTTTCAGCGAACAGTTAGCAGGAATCAGCAACCCAGGTTTTCACGGCTTCGCTCAAGTGATTTATGAATACGCTTCCGCCGCCGCTAACAACGGTTCAGGATTTGAAGGACTAGGAGATAGTCAAGCATCCCCATTGGCGATCGCCTCTGGCGCACAACCAACAATCACAGGCTTATGGTGGAACCTCAGCACCTCCTTTAGTCTCCTAGCAGGGCGTTATATCCCCATCATCGGCTTGCTATTCCTGGCCGATAGTATCTGCCGTAAACAACAAGTTTCCTTCACATCTGGGACATTGCGAACCGACACAGGACTATTCACAGGGGTAACAGCCGGTGTCATTTTAATCCTCGGCGCACTGACATTCTTTCCTTTACTAGCATTCGGCCCCATTGGTGAAGCGTTTTGGATTGGTAATGGGTAA